One Oryzomonas sagensis DNA segment encodes these proteins:
- a CDS encoding homocysteine S-methyltransferase family protein: protein MNHMGAFQELLAASPVILAEGAVIERLRRMPDIRLDEQVVNSALIYDDHGRCALGRICRQYLEIGRNYGLPLLLSTPTWRAGRERIAAAGLAGRDLNGDNFRFLDGLRREQGDYGKNVIIGGLMSCKGDAYKPEEALSAPEARAFHAWQAEALAAAGVDLLKATTLPALSEAIGLAQALAATGLPYLISFVARPQGTLLDGTPLKDAIAAIDSQASPPPLAYLINCTHASVFRRALCHERNSSPLVRERVIGLLANTAALSPEELDNSTELVEEAPELFGAAVAALHGDLGMKVLGGCCGTDERHIDSLARRLAARLPHVQEGL, encoded by the coding sequence ATGAACCACATGGGGGCCTTTCAGGAACTTTTGGCAGCATCACCGGTCATCCTGGCCGAAGGGGCGGTCATCGAACGCCTGCGGCGCATGCCCGACATCCGCCTGGACGAGCAGGTGGTCAACTCGGCCCTGATCTACGACGACCACGGGCGGTGCGCCCTCGGGCGGATCTGCCGCCAGTACCTTGAGATCGGCCGCAACTACGGCCTGCCGCTCCTGCTTTCCACCCCCACCTGGCGTGCCGGTCGCGAGCGTATCGCCGCCGCCGGGCTGGCCGGCCGCGACCTGAACGGCGACAACTTCCGCTTCCTGGACGGTCTGCGCCGGGAGCAGGGGGATTACGGCAAGAATGTGATCATCGGCGGACTGATGAGTTGCAAGGGGGATGCCTATAAGCCGGAAGAGGCCCTGAGCGCCCCCGAGGCGCGCGCCTTCCACGCCTGGCAGGCCGAAGCCCTGGCCGCAGCCGGGGTCGATCTGCTCAAGGCTACCACCCTGCCGGCCCTGAGCGAGGCCATCGGCTTGGCCCAGGCCCTGGCGGCCACCGGGCTCCCCTATCTGATCAGTTTCGTGGCCCGCCCGCAGGGGACCCTGTTGGACGGCACGCCGCTCAAAGACGCTATCGCCGCCATCGACAGCCAGGCCTCACCGCCGCCCCTGGCCTACCTGATCAACTGCACCCACGCCTCGGTCTTCCGCCGCGCCCTCTGCCACGAGCGTAACTCGTCACCGCTGGTCAGGGAGCGGGTGATCGGCCTGCTGGCCAACACCGCCGCCCTGAGCCCGGAAGAGCTGGACAACAGCACCGAGCTGGTGGAAGAGGCGCCGGAGCTCTTCGGCGCGGCGGTGGCCGCCCTGCACGGGGATTTGGGTATGAAGGTGCTGGGAGGGTGCTGCGGTACGGACGAGCGCCATATCGACTCCCTGGCGCGGCGCCTTGCCGCCCGGTTGCCACACGTGCAGGAGGGGCTATGA
- a CDS encoding DUF1653 domain-containing protein, translating to MTAAPARLRPGRYRHYKGNEYEVVAIARHSETEEEMVVYRQLYGDRSLWVRPLGMFLEEVQVGGRQVPRFQWVGEGHGTLDGGNWGNLKV from the coding sequence ATGACTGCCGCCCCGGCTCGGCTGCGCCCCGGCCGTTACCGGCACTACAAGGGAAACGAATACGAGGTGGTCGCCATCGCCCGCCACAGCGAGACCGAGGAGGAGATGGTGGTCTACCGCCAGTTGTACGGCGACCGCTCCCTGTGGGTCCGGCCGCTCGGCATGTTTCTGGAGGAGGTTCAGGTGGGTGGGCGGCAGGTGCCGAGATTCCAGTGGGTGGGGGAAGGGCATGGGACACTTGATGGGGGAAATTGGGGAAATTTGAAAGTTTAA
- a CDS encoding ATP-binding cassette domain-containing protein — MALITLRDITLAFGGPPLFDGINLQIEPGDRLCLLGRNGTGKSTLLKLIGGELPLEGGEIQRQQGLRVALVSQDVPMGVDGTVFDVVASGMGNAAELLAEYHRVAHRLSLEGSEALLAELEELQHKLEESGGWSLHHEVERVLKRLHLDAEVAFSSLSGGTKRRVLLAKALIAAPDILLMDEPTNHLDIDTILWLEDFLLHQVKTLVFVTHDRAFARRLANRVAELDRGRIYAFNCGYDEFVERREALLEAEVTRQALFDKKLAQEEAWIRQGIKARRTRNEGRVRALKSLREEYRQRRERQGTARIQLQEGERSGRLVAEVEHVSFAYDGRPIIADLTTTIMRGDRVGIIGPNGSGKTTLLRLLLGELTPDQGAVKAGSRLEIVYFDQMREQLDPDKSVQDNVGEGNDTLVINGKSRHIIGYLQDFLFSPERARSPVSILSGGERNRLLLAKLFTKPSNVLVMDEPTNDLDAETLDLLEDLLLEYSGTLLLVSHDREFLNNVVGSTLVLSGNGAVREYVGGYDDWLRQAAAEAPAAPVVTSKPAQEKGRPQKERPRKLSFKEERELAALPDRIAALEEEQGRLHATLADPDFYKSAGAEVAAVNSRLGELEQELAAAYGRWEELEALQ, encoded by the coding sequence GTGGCACTTATCACCCTTCGCGACATAACCCTGGCCTTCGGCGGGCCACCGCTCTTCGACGGCATCAACCTCCAGATCGAGCCGGGGGACCGCCTCTGCCTGCTGGGCCGCAACGGCACCGGCAAATCGACGCTGCTCAAGCTGATCGGCGGCGAACTCCCCCTGGAGGGGGGCGAGATCCAGCGCCAGCAAGGGCTCCGGGTCGCCCTGGTCTCCCAGGATGTGCCCATGGGGGTCGACGGCACGGTCTTCGACGTGGTGGCCTCGGGCATGGGCAACGCGGCCGAGCTCTTGGCCGAGTACCACCGGGTCGCCCACCGCCTCTCCCTGGAGGGGAGCGAGGCGCTCCTGGCCGAACTGGAGGAGTTGCAGCACAAGCTGGAGGAAAGCGGCGGCTGGAGCCTGCACCATGAGGTGGAGCGGGTGTTGAAGCGGCTGCACCTGGACGCCGAGGTCGCTTTCTCTTCACTCTCCGGCGGCACCAAACGCCGGGTGCTGCTGGCAAAGGCGCTGATCGCCGCACCGGACATCCTGCTCATGGACGAGCCGACCAACCATCTGGACATCGACACCATCCTCTGGCTGGAGGATTTTCTGCTGCATCAGGTCAAGACCCTGGTCTTTGTGACCCATGACCGGGCCTTTGCCCGGCGTTTGGCTAATCGGGTGGCGGAGCTGGACCGGGGGCGGATTTATGCCTTCAACTGCGGCTACGACGAGTTCGTGGAGCGCCGGGAAGCGCTCTTGGAGGCCGAGGTTACCCGTCAGGCGCTGTTCGACAAGAAACTGGCCCAGGAAGAGGCCTGGATCAGGCAGGGGATCAAGGCCCGCCGGACCCGGAACGAAGGACGGGTGCGGGCCCTGAAAAGCCTGCGCGAGGAGTACCGCCAGCGCCGGGAGCGCCAGGGCACGGCCAGGATCCAACTCCAGGAGGGGGAGCGTTCCGGCCGCCTGGTGGCGGAGGTGGAGCACGTCTCCTTTGCCTACGACGGCCGTCCGATCATCGCCGACCTGACCACCACCATCATGCGCGGGGACCGGGTGGGGATCATCGGCCCCAACGGCTCGGGCAAGACCACCCTGCTGCGCCTGCTGCTGGGGGAGTTGACGCCGGACCAGGGCGCGGTCAAGGCGGGCAGCCGCCTGGAGATCGTCTATTTCGACCAGATGCGGGAACAGCTCGACCCGGACAAAAGCGTACAGGACAACGTGGGGGAGGGGAACGACACCCTGGTGATCAACGGCAAGAGCCGCCACATCATCGGCTATCTCCAGGACTTCCTGTTCTCACCCGAACGGGCCCGCAGCCCGGTCTCGATCCTCTCCGGCGGCGAGCGCAACCGGCTGCTTTTGGCCAAGTTGTTCACCAAGCCCTCCAACGTGCTGGTGATGGACGAACCGACCAACGACCTGGACGCCGAGACCCTGGATCTGCTGGAGGACCTGCTCCTGGAGTATTCCGGGACCCTGCTTCTGGTGAGCCATGACCGGGAGTTTCTCAACAATGTGGTGGGGAGCACGCTGGTACTCTCCGGCAATGGTGCGGTCCGCGAATACGTGGGGGGATACGACGACTGGCTCCGCCAGGCCGCCGCGGAGGCGCCCGCTGCCCCCGTTGTTACCTCCAAACCGGCACAGGAGAAGGGGCGGCCCCAGAAGGAGCGCCCCCGCAAGCTCTCCTTCAAGGAGGAGCGGGAGTTGGCCGCCCTGCCGGACCGCATCGCCGCCCTTGAGGAGGAACAGGGGCGGCTGCACGCCACCCTGGCCGATCCAGATTTCTACAAGTCGGCCGGTGCCGAGGTGGCCGCGGTCAACAGTCGGCTTGGGGAGTTGGAGCAGGAGTTGGCCGCCGCCTATGGCCGCTGGGAAGAGCTGGAGGCGCTGCAATAG
- the smc gene encoding chromosome segregation protein SMC: MKIKRLEISGFKSFADKVVLDFQQAVTGVVGPNGCGKSNIVDAIRWCMGEQSAKNLRGKAMEDVIFAGSETRKQLGVAEVSLVFSTEDGRAPAKYLDYAEIQLTRRLYRDGESDYLINKTPCRLLDITELFMDTGVGTRAYSIIEQGKIGMILHSRPEERRFLIEEAAGVTKFKSRKNLALKKIEGTRQNLSRLNDVLGEIRRQLASLQRQAKKAENFRAYRDELREIELLFVGREYRDTQVRRGEAERELAALNERIRGAFAGAALGESQVEEARLRLVEAEKRLAATQEDIFRVRSEFSAAENGVMFQRKELAALEGRLERLGGEAGEREKRLAECSERRGLLQLRRDSSTTDTAAMQAELQRAEEALAGHQQAEEELNRRQEARRKELFAALAESSQHKFRYETAQKRLAGLTERFERHRREELQLRERRELAGQRAGALDAQVAEAQVEQEQLQVELNALRGREAELRQRLPEVEKKWQSRRDELNRSSSRLHSLRELENQFAGYGQGVRKLMKDEGLRSRFSGVVADAVEAPPELEAAVEAVLADRLQCILCADDGDALAALRFLKGNNGGRAGIALPLEPKTGTVPVVPGATALADRMAVSGPFGGLIRFMLANVLLVDGIADAIRLARQHPELIFVTPDGDMAALGGIVTGGSAEQVQKGIIHKKREIKELEEAVAGLERETESLAKERDELRHRSLEVAEELKVTGSQLHQAELKRTGLAKDRQQTADEIARIEERLALQALETATLDEEREGLEAELKQSQTRLGETGDVSRELEQEVGRLKEELEARRKDLAAARERVTAIRVQTATLKEQHEAHLRDIAGLERQVEELTRRLAADRLELETGGGERVRLEGVIATEAERLEGLVRRQAEAESLLAGVRSASEEAAAALAEAEARTKKAREESDAVRQLQADLNLRFSTLTMQAEHLERSVQENSRTSMAEVLARLEGVAFDEAARRARQVELQRLLDDMGEVNLLAIEECAGMEERFNFLSSQKNDLEESLRSLQQAIQRINRTTRQRFLETYNQVNATFQEVFPRLFCGGRAELRLTNEEDLLETGIDIIVQPPGKKLQNVTLLSGGEKALTAVALIFSIFLIKPTPFCLLDEVDAPLDDANIGRFNDMVREMSAVSQFIIITHNKATMQVADTLYGITMEEPGASRIVSVRLH, encoded by the coding sequence ATGAAAATAAAACGTCTCGAAATATCGGGCTTTAAGTCCTTCGCCGACAAGGTGGTGCTGGACTTCCAGCAGGCGGTGACCGGCGTGGTCGGCCCCAACGGCTGCGGCAAGTCCAATATCGTGGATGCCATCCGCTGGTGCATGGGTGAACAGTCGGCCAAGAACCTGCGCGGCAAGGCCATGGAAGACGTGATCTTTGCCGGCAGCGAGACCCGCAAGCAGTTGGGGGTGGCCGAAGTGTCCCTGGTCTTCTCCACCGAGGACGGCCGGGCACCGGCCAAGTACCTGGATTATGCCGAGATTCAGCTTACCCGCCGCCTCTACCGGGACGGCGAAAGCGATTACCTGATCAACAAGACCCCCTGCCGCCTGCTGGATATCACCGAACTGTTCATGGATACCGGCGTCGGCACCCGCGCCTATTCGATCATCGAACAGGGCAAGATCGGCATGATCCTCCATTCCCGCCCGGAGGAACGGCGCTTCCTGATCGAGGAGGCCGCCGGGGTCACCAAGTTCAAGTCGCGCAAAAATCTGGCCTTGAAGAAGATTGAGGGGACCCGCCAGAACCTCTCCCGCCTGAACGACGTGCTGGGGGAGATCCGGCGGCAGTTGGCCTCGTTGCAGCGCCAGGCGAAAAAAGCCGAGAATTTCCGCGCGTACCGGGACGAACTGCGGGAGATCGAACTGCTCTTCGTGGGGCGCGAGTACCGCGACACCCAGGTCCGGCGCGGCGAGGCCGAGCGGGAACTGGCGGCACTCAACGAGCGTATCCGCGGGGCGTTTGCCGGGGCTGCCCTGGGGGAATCCCAGGTGGAAGAGGCCCGGCTCCGGCTGGTGGAGGCGGAGAAGCGTCTGGCCGCGACCCAGGAGGATATCTTCCGGGTCAGGAGCGAGTTCAGCGCCGCCGAGAACGGCGTGATGTTCCAGCGCAAGGAGTTGGCCGCCCTGGAGGGGAGGCTGGAGCGTCTCGGCGGCGAGGCGGGCGAGCGGGAGAAGCGTCTGGCCGAGTGTTCCGAGCGCCGGGGATTGCTGCAATTGCGCCGGGACAGTTCCACGACCGATACCGCCGCCATGCAGGCCGAGTTGCAACGGGCCGAGGAGGCGTTGGCCGGGCACCAGCAGGCCGAGGAGGAGCTCAACCGCAGGCAGGAGGCCCGGCGCAAGGAGTTGTTCGCGGCCCTGGCCGAGTCGTCCCAACACAAATTCCGTTACGAAACGGCCCAGAAGCGCTTGGCCGGCCTGACGGAACGGTTCGAACGGCACCGCCGCGAAGAGCTGCAACTCAGGGAACGCCGGGAACTGGCCGGCCAGCGCGCCGGTGCGCTGGATGCCCAGGTGGCCGAGGCGCAGGTGGAGCAGGAACAGCTCCAGGTGGAGTTGAACGCCCTGCGCGGACGGGAGGCCGAGTTACGGCAGCGCCTGCCCGAGGTGGAAAAAAAATGGCAGTCCCGGCGGGATGAACTGAACCGCAGTTCGTCTCGTCTCCACTCCCTGCGGGAGTTGGAAAACCAGTTTGCCGGTTACGGTCAGGGGGTGCGCAAGCTCATGAAGGACGAGGGGCTGCGCTCCCGCTTCAGCGGGGTCGTGGCCGATGCCGTCGAGGCCCCGCCCGAGCTTGAGGCGGCGGTGGAGGCGGTCCTGGCGGACCGGCTCCAGTGCATACTCTGTGCGGATGATGGCGACGCCCTAGCGGCCCTGCGCTTTCTCAAGGGGAATAACGGCGGCCGGGCCGGCATCGCTCTCCCTCTGGAGCCTAAGACGGGAACTGTCCCTGTGGTGCCGGGCGCTACGGCGCTGGCCGACCGGATGGCGGTCAGCGGACCGTTCGGCGGCCTGATCCGGTTCATGCTGGCCAATGTCCTGCTGGTGGACGGGATTGCCGACGCCATTCGCTTGGCCCGGCAGCACCCTGAGCTCATTTTTGTCACCCCGGATGGTGATATGGCGGCATTGGGCGGGATCGTGACCGGAGGCTCCGCCGAACAGGTACAGAAGGGGATCATCCATAAAAAGCGGGAAATCAAGGAGTTGGAGGAGGCGGTGGCCGGGTTGGAGCGGGAAACCGAATCCCTGGCCAAGGAACGTGACGAACTGCGGCACCGCTCCCTGGAGGTGGCGGAGGAGTTGAAGGTCACCGGGAGCCAGCTGCACCAGGCCGAGTTGAAGCGGACCGGCCTGGCCAAGGACCGCCAGCAGACGGCCGACGAGATCGCCCGGATCGAGGAGCGTCTGGCCCTGCAGGCCCTGGAGACGGCCACCCTGGACGAGGAGCGGGAAGGGCTGGAGGCCGAGCTGAAGCAGTCCCAGACGCGTTTGGGAGAGACCGGCGATGTCTCCCGGGAGCTTGAGCAGGAGGTGGGACGCCTGAAGGAAGAATTGGAGGCCCGCCGGAAGGATCTGGCCGCCGCCCGGGAGCGGGTCACCGCCATCCGGGTGCAGACGGCCACCCTCAAGGAACAGCATGAGGCCCACCTGCGCGACATCGCCGGCCTGGAACGCCAGGTGGAGGAACTCACCCGGCGCTTGGCCGCCGACCGGCTGGAACTGGAGACGGGTGGCGGCGAGCGGGTGCGCCTGGAGGGTGTCATTGCCACGGAAGCCGAGCGCCTGGAAGGGCTCGTCCGCCGCCAGGCCGAAGCGGAGAGCCTGCTGGCCGGTGTGCGCTCCGCCAGCGAGGAGGCCGCCGCGGCCCTGGCCGAGGCCGAAGCCAGGACCAAGAAGGCCCGTGAGGAGAGCGACGCGGTCCGTCAACTCCAGGCGGATCTGAATCTGCGTTTTTCCACATTGACGATGCAGGCCGAACATTTAGAACGTTCCGTGCAAGAAAACAGTCGCACCAGCATGGCCGAGGTCCTGGCACGGCTGGAAGGGGTGGCATTCGACGAGGCGGCCCGCCGGGCGCGCCAAGTCGAGTTGCAGCGCCTCCTGGACGATATGGGCGAGGTAAACCTCCTCGCCATCGAGGAGTGCGCCGGCATGGAGGAACGCTTCAACTTCCTGTCGTCCCAGAAAAACGATCTGGAAGAGTCGCTGCGCAGCCTCCAGCAGGCCATCCAGCGTATCAACCGTACCACCCGGCAGCGCTTTCTGGAGACCTACAACCAGGTCAACGCCACGTTTCAGGAGGTCTTTCCGCGCCTGTTCTGCGGGGGGCGGGCCGAGTTACGCCTGACCAACGAGGAAGACCTTCTGGAGACCGGCATTGATATCATCGTGCAGCCGCCGGGCAAGAAGCTCCAGAATGTGACCCTCCTCTCGGGGGGGGAGAAGGCGTTGACGGCGGTGGCGCTGATCTTCTCCATCTTCCTGATCAAACCGACGCCCTTCTGTCTGCTGGACGAGGTGGATGCGCCCCTGGACGATGCCAATATCGGCCGTTTCAACGACATGGTGCGGGAGATGAGCGCCGTTTCCCAGTTCATCATCATCACCCACAACAAGGCCACCATGCAGGTGGCCGACACCCTCTACGGCATCACCATGGAAGAGCCGGGGGCGTCGCGGATCGTGTCGGTCAGGCTGCACTGA
- the ftsY gene encoding signal recognition particle-docking protein FtsY has product MEQQEKKGFFRGLVDKIAGTGQPQTNDSEPPPPAGAEERPDSGPGFFSRLKNGLKKTKDGLVGRIDALVLGKKEIDADTLEELEEILITSDIGVKTTVELIRSLEQRLGRNELKDGEALRAALKADILARLNAHHSVLDTDARHPFVLLVIGVNGVGKTTTIGKLASRFTGKGKRVLLAAADTFRAAAAEQLEAWGERSGVDVVRHKEGADPSAVVFDACKAAVARQVDILIVDTAGRLHTKVNLMEEMKKIHRVISREIPGAPHETLLVLDAATGQNAVSQARLFKEAAGVTGIALTKLDGTAKGGIVVAVSHEFGLPVRYIGVGEAIDDLRDFNPQEFTDALFQA; this is encoded by the coding sequence ATGGAGCAGCAGGAAAAGAAGGGCTTTTTCCGGGGGTTGGTGGATAAAATCGCCGGGACCGGGCAACCGCAGACGAATGATAGCGAACCGCCACCGCCGGCCGGGGCGGAAGAACGCCCGGATAGTGGGCCCGGTTTCTTCTCGCGCCTCAAAAACGGCCTGAAAAAGACCAAGGATGGGCTGGTGGGCCGCATCGACGCCCTGGTGCTGGGGAAAAAGGAGATCGATGCCGACACCCTGGAGGAGTTGGAAGAGATCCTGATCACCTCGGACATCGGCGTCAAAACCACGGTGGAGTTGATCCGCTCCCTGGAGCAGCGCCTGGGGCGTAACGAACTCAAGGACGGCGAGGCGCTGCGGGCGGCCCTCAAGGCTGATATCCTGGCGCGCCTGAACGCCCACCATAGCGTACTCGACACCGATGCGCGGCACCCCTTTGTACTGCTGGTCATCGGCGTGAACGGGGTCGGCAAGACCACCACCATCGGCAAGCTGGCCTCCCGTTTCACCGGCAAGGGGAAACGGGTGCTCCTCGCTGCCGCCGATACCTTCCGCGCCGCGGCTGCCGAGCAGCTCGAGGCCTGGGGGGAACGCTCCGGCGTGGATGTCGTCCGCCACAAGGAGGGGGCCGACCCGTCCGCGGTGGTCTTCGACGCCTGCAAGGCTGCCGTGGCCCGGCAGGTGGATATCCTGATCGTCGATACGGCCGGCCGGCTGCATACCAAGGTCAACCTGATGGAGGAGATGAAGAAGATTCACCGTGTCATCAGCCGCGAGATTCCCGGTGCCCCCCATGAGACGCTGCTGGTGCTGGACGCGGCCACCGGCCAGAACGCCGTCTCCCAGGCGCGGCTTTTCAAGGAGGCGGCCGGGGTCACCGGCATCGCTCTGACCAAGCTGGACGGCACCGCCAAGGGGGGGATCGTGGTGGCGGTCAGCCATGAATTCGGTCTGCCGGTCCGCTATATCGGTGTTGGGGAGGCGATCGACGACCTGCGCGACTTTAATCCGCAGGAGTTCACGGATGCCCTCTTCCAGGCCTGA
- the zapB gene encoding cell division protein ZapB, whose amino-acid sequence MDQELFTALEKKVDDLLDKYSSLKADNARLAEENGRLLAEREGLKSRVDAILGKLEGI is encoded by the coding sequence ATGGATCAGGAACTGTTTACAGCGTTGGAAAAGAAGGTCGATGACCTGCTTGACAAGTATTCAAGCCTGAAAGCCGACAACGCCCGGCTGGCTGAGGAAAACGGGCGCCTCCTGGCGGAGCGCGAAGGGCTCAAGTCGCGTGTCGATGCCATTCTCGGCAAGCTCGAAGGAATTTGA
- a CDS encoding cell division protein ZapA, whose product MKTTHLVTVLGRELSVRSSASAEKVQAVESFVNARLHEIGSALKNGDAQLVLMLALLNVSEELLELRSSAERGGLIDASLHRLMEKLEKA is encoded by the coding sequence ATGAAAACGACCCATCTGGTGACGGTGCTTGGCCGGGAGCTTTCGGTCAGGAGTTCGGCTTCCGCCGAAAAGGTCCAGGCGGTGGAATCGTTTGTCAACGCCAGACTGCACGAAATCGGCAGTGCCCTCAAGAACGGCGATGCCCAGTTGGTGCTCATGCTGGCGCTGCTCAACGTCAGTGAAGAGTTGCTGGAACTGCGCAGTTCCGCAGAGCGGGGCGGCCTGATCGATGCCTCGCTGCACCGGTTGATGGAAAAGTTGGAAAAAGCGTGA
- a CDS encoding 5-formyltetrahydrofolate cyclo-ligase, which yields MPKRSLRQQMLALRLALSQEAWHASSLLAQQNLLDLEEYSRAECIALYAPARNEADTTEIVAAAFRAGKRVLYPAVCGEHMVFRQVEGLASLEQGSFGILEPCPTGVDHHADEPDLIVVPGVAFDLNGHRIGYGKGFYDRFLRHPGRTAHLVGLCHDFQIVGGAIPAEGHDIRMEIIVSDRRVVRCGSNRSHLGGPD from the coding sequence ATGCCCAAGCGGTCATTACGGCAGCAGATGTTGGCCCTGCGTCTGGCGCTCAGCCAGGAAGCGTGGCATGCCTCCAGCCTGCTGGCCCAGCAAAACCTGCTCGACCTCGAAGAGTACTCACGGGCGGAGTGTATTGCCCTCTACGCCCCGGCGCGCAACGAAGCCGATACCACCGAGATCGTGGCAGCCGCCTTCAGGGCCGGGAAGCGGGTGCTGTACCCGGCCGTCTGCGGGGAACACATGGTGTTCCGCCAGGTGGAGGGACTGGCTAGTCTCGAGCAGGGGAGTTTCGGCATTCTTGAACCGTGCCCCACCGGCGTCGATCACCACGCCGATGAGCCGGACCTGATCGTGGTGCCGGGGGTGGCCTTTGACCTGAACGGGCATCGTATCGGCTACGGCAAGGGGTTTTACGACCGTTTTCTGCGACATCCGGGACGCACGGCCCACTTGGTGGGACTGTGCCATGATTTTCAGATTGTCGGGGGGGCGATCCCGGCAGAAGGGCACGATATACGAATGGAGATCATCGTCAGCGATCGGCGGGTTGTCCGCTGCGGAAGTAACCGGAGCCATCTCGGTGGTCCGGATTAA
- the rny gene encoding ribonuclease Y has translation MEVSIWMVVTILAVAAGAYFAGTRFSKKDADAIVRQADDLANKVIEDARREAETITKEAELKSKNAAIEAKEEYEREMREKKRELQNLEKRLLQKEENLDKKVALFDQKELDILKKEQVHSAKEQALGEREDELKKAVGAQMAKLEQISGMTAGEAKKELMNAMESEAKHDAAKLIKVIEEEARETADKKAKEIMALAIQRYAGEYVAERTVSVVPLPSDEMKGRIIGREGRNIRALEAATGIDLIIDDTPEAVILSGFNPVRREVARLSLEKLIGDGRIHPGRIEEVVAKSTEEVELSIKEAGEQAAFDLGVHGIHPEVLKLIGRLKYRTSYTQNVYQHSLEVAFLCGIMAAELGINVKQAKRAGLLHDLGKAVDHEVEGSHAVIGAELARKYGESPKIVHAIMAHHEDEKPSTVLAVLVQAADALSGARPGARREMMETYVKRLEDLERIATSFSGVSSSFAIQAGREIRVMVSSEQVSDEQSLIMARDIAKKIEAEMTYPGQIKVNVIRETRAVEFAR, from the coding sequence ATGGAAGTGAGTATCTGGATGGTTGTCACCATCCTGGCGGTGGCCGCCGGGGCGTATTTTGCCGGCACCAGGTTCAGCAAGAAGGATGCGGACGCCATCGTCCGTCAGGCGGATGACCTCGCGAACAAGGTCATCGAGGATGCCCGGCGCGAGGCGGAGACCATCACCAAGGAGGCCGAGCTCAAATCAAAGAACGCGGCCATCGAGGCCAAGGAAGAGTACGAGCGCGAGATGCGGGAGAAGAAGCGTGAGCTCCAGAATCTCGAAAAGCGTTTGTTGCAAAAGGAAGAGAATCTGGACAAGAAGGTTGCCCTTTTTGACCAGAAAGAACTGGATATCCTGAAAAAAGAGCAGGTTCATTCCGCCAAGGAACAGGCCCTTGGCGAACGCGAAGACGAACTGAAAAAGGCGGTCGGTGCCCAGATGGCCAAACTCGAGCAGATTTCGGGCATGACGGCCGGCGAGGCCAAAAAGGAACTGATGAACGCCATGGAGAGCGAAGCCAAACACGATGCGGCCAAGCTCATCAAGGTTATCGAAGAGGAAGCCCGGGAGACTGCCGACAAGAAGGCCAAGGAGATCATGGCTCTGGCCATTCAGCGGTATGCCGGCGAATACGTGGCGGAGCGGACGGTATCGGTGGTGCCGCTCCCTTCCGATGAGATGAAGGGGCGCATCATCGGGCGCGAGGGGCGCAACATCCGTGCCCTGGAGGCGGCTACCGGCATCGATCTGATTATCGACGACACCCCCGAAGCGGTCATCCTGTCCGGTTTCAACCCGGTTCGCCGCGAGGTGGCCCGTCTCTCCCTGGAGAAACTGATCGGCGACGGCCGCATCCATCCCGGCCGTATCGAAGAGGTGGTGGCCAAGTCCACCGAAGAGGTGGAACTCTCCATCAAGGAAGCGGGCGAACAGGCGGCCTTCGACCTGGGGGTCCACGGCATCCATCCCGAGGTGCTCAAGCTGATCGGGCGCCTCAAATACCGCACCTCCTACACCCAAAACGTCTACCAGCATTCGCTGGAGGTGGCGTTCCTCTGCGGCATCATGGCGGCGGAACTGGGGATCAACGTCAAACAGGCCAAGCGTGCCGGCCTGTTGCACGACTTGGGCAAGGCGGTTGACCACGAGGTGGAAGGGTCCCACGCCGTGATCGGGGCCGAGTTGGCCAGGAAGTACGGTGAATCACCGAAGATCGTGCATGCCATCATGGCCCACCACGAGGACGAAAAACCCTCCACCGTGCTGGCGGTGCTGGTTCAGGCGGCCGACGCCCTTTCCGGCGCACGTCCCGGAGCCCGGCGCGAGATGATGGAAACCTATGTCAAGCGTCTGGAAGATCTGGAGCGCATTGCCACCTCCTTCAGCGGCGTAAGCTCTTCCTTCGCCATTCAGGCCGGTCGGGAGATCCGCGTGATGGTGTCCAGCGAACAGGTCAGCGACGAACAATCGCTGATCATGGCCCGGGACATTGCCAAAAAGATCGAGGCCGAGATGACCTACCCGGGGCAGATCAAGGTGAACGTGATCCGCGAGACGCGAGCCGTCGAGTTCGCCCGCTGA